Proteins encoded together in one Oncorhynchus masou masou isolate Uvic2021 unplaced genomic scaffold, UVic_Omas_1.1 unplaced_scaffold_584, whole genome shotgun sequence window:
- the LOC135536256 gene encoding neuronal acetylcholine receptor subunit alpha-3-like has protein sequence GATQSHADDSTVNGSVSIRVLPRVMLMRRPIDQDGKGLCSDSGEERGAGGGGGGGGGGKGGKKRKNSLTGGNCLEFGDNKLTEGGCGERGGKKCPCPCQHGKETLETTDPGKLSRQLSPQSINTVVAFSVLSPEIKQAIESVKYIAENMRSRNKAKEVEDDWKYVAMVIDRIFLWVFVTVCILGTLGLFLQPVIGFLS, from the exons GGTGCTACCCAGAGTCATGCTGATGACAGTACTGTTAATGGTTCTGTGTCCATCAGGGTGCTACCCAGAGTCATGCTGATGAGACGGCCCATAGACCAGGACGGCAAGGGCCTATGTTCAGACagcggggaggagagaggagcaggaggaggaggaggaggaggtggaggagggaaaggaggaaagaagaggaagaaTAGTCTGAcg GGAGGGAACTGCCTGGAGTTCGGAGACAACAAACTGACTGAGGGAGGAtgtggagaaagagggggaaagaagtgCCCTTGCCCCTGCCAACATGGGAAGGAGACCCTGGAGACAACAGATCCGGGGAAACTGAGCCGCCAGCTGAGTCCTCAGAGCATCAACACGGTGGTGGCCTTCTCCGTCCTGTCCCCGGAGATTAAACAGGCCATCGAGAGCGTCAAGTACATCGCTGAGAACATGAGGAGCCGCAACAAGGCCAAAGAG GTGGAGGATGATTGGAAGTACGTTGCCATGGTGATAGACAGAATCTTCCTGTGGGTGTTTGTGACAGTGTGCATCCTCGGAACCCTCGGCCTCTTCCTGCAGCCTGTCATTGGCTTCCTGTCATAA